One genomic region from Terriglobus aquaticus encodes:
- a CDS encoding uracil-DNA glycosylase, with product MPAPSRASIQLALDVIAGNIVTCERCPRLREYCTALGQTKRRAYLDWKYWARPVPGFGDPAARVVIVGLAPGAHGANRTGRPFTGDGAGNFMYPVLYDTGFATQPQATSAQDGLRLRNIRIVSVCRCAPPADKPTPQEQANCSVHLSSELAVLRRVRVIVALGRIGFDGYLRHLQRTGVIERPSVYNFGHGVEHTMPNGTVVLCSYHPSLRNTNTGRLDRAQFTRIFMRARELAGL from the coding sequence ATGCCAGCCCCAAGCCGCGCGTCCATCCAGCTTGCCCTGGACGTTATCGCGGGAAACATCGTCACCTGTGAACGCTGCCCTCGGTTACGGGAGTACTGCACGGCTCTCGGCCAGACGAAACGTCGGGCGTATCTGGACTGGAAGTACTGGGCGCGGCCTGTACCCGGCTTCGGAGATCCCGCTGCACGCGTGGTGATCGTGGGCCTGGCTCCGGGAGCGCATGGTGCAAACCGCACAGGGCGTCCCTTTACCGGCGACGGCGCGGGTAACTTCATGTACCCGGTCCTGTACGACACCGGATTTGCAACGCAACCGCAGGCGACCTCCGCGCAGGACGGTCTGCGGCTCCGCAACATCCGGATCGTTTCCGTCTGCCGGTGCGCTCCGCCCGCGGACAAGCCCACACCGCAGGAACAGGCCAACTGCTCTGTCCATCTTTCTTCTGAACTTGCCGTGCTCCGCCGCGTCCGCGTGATCGTCGCACTGGGTCGTATCGGGTTTGATGGCTACCTTCGTCATCTGCAGCGGACGGGGGTCATCGAACGGCCGTCCGTGTACAACTTCGGCCACGGCGTGGAGCACACGATGCCTAACGGGACCGTGGTGCTGTGCAGCTACCATCCCTCGCTGCGCAATACCAACACAGGGCGGCTCGATCGCGCTCAGTTCACGCGGATCTTCATGCGAGCGCGGGAGCTCGCCGGGCTCTAG
- a CDS encoding YtxH domain-containing protein — MSAKSIWIAFGIGAAAGAAVALLYAPQSGDRTRKKLGKVYDNATDYLEDASDYLKDQAERVAKQSKKLYGDSVDSASDALDSAADTYGDVSDKLADAFSTAKDKASDFGSYTAAYGKKIRSMV, encoded by the coding sequence ATGAGCGCAAAGAGCATTTGGATTGCATTCGGAATCGGGGCTGCTGCTGGTGCAGCCGTTGCTTTGCTGTACGCTCCGCAGTCGGGCGATCGCACGCGCAAGAAGCTGGGTAAGGTTTATGACAACGCGACCGACTACCTGGAAGACGCCAGCGACTACCTGAAGGACCAGGCCGAGCGCGTTGCGAAGCAGTCGAAGAAGCTGTACGGCGACAGCGTGGACTCTGCGTCCGATGCTCTTGACTCGGCGGCAGACACCTACGGTGATGTTTCCGACAAGCTCGCAGATGCGTTTAGCACGGCAAAGGACAAGGCGTCCGACTTCGGCAGCTACACTGCAGCCTACGGCAAGAAGATTCGCTCCATGGTGTAG
- a CDS encoding TolC family protein, with product MYWKNNERLRLTVAGLSLLASFAGGQTAVSTTAAPELTLEQAIVRAMANEPAFAAARADRDVSRLERTNARTAVLPTATYHNQAIYTQPNGVPASRIGQVTDAPSPVFIANNAVREYASQGVFNETLGLGQIAAIRLADANAARAEAELEIARRGLVSTVVSLYYGVGAGGSKLDIAREALAEADHFVETTQKREAQREVAHADVLKAQLTQQQRQRELLDAEVAAQKARLELAVLLYPDPSTPFTLTAAAAPPMLPERSSVEELARKNNPEVRSAAASLLGSQADTLSSQSALLPELNLNFTYGIDATNFGVNGPDGIRNLGYAMSAQVDIPVWDWLSTERKIKISRIREKAAKAVLTTAQRRAVASLQEFYAEAAAANKQLASLDASVTTARESLRLTELRYINGESTVLEVVDAQNTLSSAENARIDGNVRYQLALANLQTLTGTF from the coding sequence ATGTATTGGAAGAATAACGAGCGATTGAGGCTCACCGTAGCAGGCTTGTCATTGCTCGCCTCCTTCGCAGGCGGGCAAACTGCCGTTTCCACAACAGCCGCGCCAGAACTGACGCTCGAACAGGCGATCGTTCGAGCAATGGCGAACGAACCAGCCTTTGCTGCGGCACGAGCCGACCGCGACGTCTCCCGCCTGGAGCGTACCAACGCAAGGACGGCAGTCCTGCCGACGGCCACGTATCACAACCAGGCGATCTATACCCAACCGAATGGAGTTCCGGCCAGCCGTATCGGCCAGGTGACCGACGCCCCTTCACCAGTTTTCATCGCCAATAACGCAGTCCGGGAGTACGCGAGCCAAGGTGTGTTCAACGAGACGCTGGGCCTTGGGCAGATCGCAGCGATCCGGCTTGCGGACGCGAACGCCGCGCGAGCAGAAGCGGAATTGGAGATTGCGCGACGAGGTCTGGTCAGCACCGTGGTGTCTCTCTACTACGGCGTGGGTGCCGGTGGCAGCAAGCTGGATATTGCCAGGGAAGCACTCGCCGAAGCGGACCACTTCGTGGAGACGACGCAGAAGCGTGAGGCGCAACGCGAGGTTGCTCACGCCGATGTGTTGAAAGCGCAGCTCACACAACAACAACGGCAGCGTGAGTTACTGGATGCTGAGGTTGCCGCACAGAAGGCACGTCTCGAACTCGCGGTTCTCCTCTACCCGGACCCATCCACGCCTTTCACGCTGACCGCTGCGGCAGCGCCCCCGATGCTGCCCGAGAGAAGCAGCGTGGAAGAGCTTGCCCGGAAAAACAACCCGGAAGTTCGCAGTGCTGCAGCGTCGCTGCTGGGCAGCCAGGCGGACACGCTCTCCTCCCAATCGGCTCTGCTGCCAGAGCTGAATCTGAACTTCACTTACGGTATCGACGCGACGAACTTCGGAGTGAACGGTCCGGACGGCATTCGGAATCTTGGCTACGCCATGAGTGCTCAAGTGGATATCCCGGTTTGGGACTGGCTTTCAACGGAGCGAAAGATCAAGATTTCCAGGATCCGGGAAAAGGCTGCGAAGGCAGTGCTTACGACGGCACAGCGGCGCGCGGTAGCGAGCTTGCAAGAGTTCTATGCAGAGGCCGCAGCTGCGAATAAGCAGCTTGCCTCTCTGGACGCCAGCGTGACCACCGCACGCGAAAGTCTCCGACTCACGGAACTGCGATACATCAACGGGGAGAGCACCGTGCTGGAAGTTGTGGACGCACAGAATACGTTGAGTTCGGCCGAGAACGCCAGGATCGACGGAAACGTTCGGTACCAGCTCGCCTTGGCAAACCTGCAGACGCTTACGGGTACCTTCTAA
- a CDS encoding efflux RND transporter periplasmic adaptor subunit — translation MRTPTTRLLSTAGVLAFALLSVSGCKKKEQEAPDPAVTVQVAQPTRGDISEEITADALLAPLSQAAISPRISAPIRAEYVQRGAHVRRGQLLVTLEDRDLQGSALDSRGAVLSAEANYTAMTQATVPEEVTKAQADATQLKTALEVAHRTTVERQNLFKQGAISGRDVDTAVAAEAQAKAAYETAQVHAVNVARTTRKTDAQTAQGQLTSAKGRLVNAQAQASYANLHSPINGVVTDRPMFPGETAAAGTPIITVMDTSSLLAKLHLAQAAAQKLSLGKKAEVHVPGVDDAVEATVSFIGPALDPGSTTVEVWLKLTNADGRLKVGTPVHVVLSGTTVPYALQVPAKAIVPGKESGSAVMVAGADGAAHRKAVTLGIRTADAVQILSGIAPTDNVITDGGYGLDDGTKIKIGKPGDDDDAKSGDDGKDKD, via the coding sequence ATGCGCACACCTACCACACGCCTGTTGTCGACTGCTGGAGTTCTGGCTTTTGCCCTCCTATCCGTTTCGGGCTGCAAAAAGAAGGAACAGGAAGCGCCGGATCCGGCGGTAACTGTGCAGGTAGCCCAGCCCACGCGAGGAGATATCTCAGAAGAGATCACTGCAGACGCTCTGCTTGCACCTCTGTCTCAGGCGGCGATCTCCCCGCGCATCAGTGCACCGATTCGTGCCGAGTACGTGCAACGCGGCGCACACGTTCGCCGCGGTCAACTGCTGGTCACCCTGGAGGACCGCGATTTGCAGGGCAGCGCTCTCGATAGCAGGGGAGCAGTGCTGTCAGCGGAAGCAAACTACACCGCTATGACGCAGGCGACCGTGCCGGAAGAAGTGACCAAGGCACAGGCTGACGCGACGCAGTTGAAGACGGCTCTGGAAGTGGCTCACAGAACAACGGTGGAGCGCCAGAACCTTTTCAAGCAGGGGGCTATCTCGGGCCGAGACGTCGACACCGCTGTAGCCGCTGAAGCACAAGCAAAGGCCGCGTACGAGACAGCGCAGGTCCACGCCGTGAACGTTGCACGGACGACCCGTAAGACGGACGCACAGACGGCGCAAGGTCAACTCACGTCCGCAAAGGGGCGTCTGGTCAACGCGCAAGCGCAAGCCAGTTACGCCAACCTGCACAGCCCGATCAACGGTGTGGTGACAGACAGACCGATGTTCCCCGGCGAAACTGCGGCAGCGGGAACGCCGATCATCACCGTCATGGATACGTCATCGCTTCTGGCCAAGCTGCACTTGGCCCAGGCAGCCGCGCAGAAGCTGTCGCTGGGAAAGAAAGCTGAGGTCCACGTTCCAGGTGTGGACGACGCAGTAGAAGCCACGGTGTCTTTCATCGGTCCCGCGCTCGATCCTGGATCGACAACCGTTGAGGTCTGGCTCAAGCTTACGAACGCTGATGGACGGCTCAAGGTTGGGACTCCGGTACACGTCGTGCTTTCCGGCACCACGGTCCCATACGCATTGCAGGTGCCTGCGAAGGCCATCGTCCCGGGCAAGGAAAGTGGTTCGGCAGTAATGGTCGCGGGAGCCGATGGGGCCGCGCACCGCAAAGCTGTGACTCTCGGCATTCGTACCGCGGATGCGGTGCAGATACTCTCTGGCATTGCGCCCACCGATAACGTCATCACCGATGGCGGCTACGGTCTGGATGACGGCACCAAGATCAAGATCGGTAAGCCGGGCGATGATGACGATGCGAAATCTGGCGACGACGGCAAGGATAAGGATTGA
- a CDS encoding efflux RND transporter permease subunit, which yields MAPNTLSSAPKPEADYWLLRSVRVVLFAAVALMLAGIYAFYRTPIAVFPETNFPRVVIGVDNGVTPIEQMQVTVTKPIEDAVNSVPGLATVRSTTSRGSAEVSLFFNWSVDMFRTQQLVDAALSKVQQSLPATAKLSTTRLTFATFPILGYSLTSNRMSQTELWELATYTLKPPLNRVDGVSTVTIQGGQVPEYHVVPNLAKLQAAGVTILDLTNAIQNSNIIDSPGLYEQDHQLVLGLVGAQAHDLPSLQQLAVKTTAGGAPVRVGDVAAVVPAAMPVYTDVRADGRPAVLLNIARQPSSNTVAVADGVAAEIAQLRKDLPNDVRLEPFYDQSQIVRESIRSVRDAILIGLVLACIILLLFLKDWRSSLIAGLVIPVTVSATVLVLWLIGQSFNLMTLGGLAAAIGLVIDDAIVVVENIVLHREAGESRTAAVAKALHEISRPLIGSTITPVVVFLPLIAVTGVTGSFFRALAVTMTAALLTSLLLAVTFTPGLALLLLGESRGAEGSKASAHSDGGRVLGRIHAWHRSALQWSLTRPLWLALLCLLLAVGTFFTYRSLGSDLLPEMDEGGFILDYVMPAGSSLASTGAVLDHVEKILKRTPEVESTSRRTGLQMGFAAVTEANTGDISVRLKDNRSRGIDEVIADVRAKIKRTEPELDVEFTQVLQDNIGDLSNAPEPIQIKLFATDPALLADLGPRVGTEIGKVPGVVDVENGVDNTISGPATSFQVDPQLAARLGFTPTEIAEDATSILDGVTVNDPLIANGRPYTIRVRLGPETRQNLETIRNTVFNSSTGRTASLESLSNITELPPQNEIRRENLQRLVTVTARLEGTDLGSAVKQVQARVQAMHLPPNVRVEYGGTYQEQQKSFSELLRVLLLALILVFGVLLAEFRNFAAPLAILASSVLSIAGVVAALLLTGTTFNVASFMGLIMVIGIVAKNGILLLDADERFRAEGADARQAMTMAAERRLRPILMTALAAVTGMLPLALALGAGSQMLQPLAIAVIGGLTISMLLSLVVTPAIYFFLTRNHEPSAARA from the coding sequence ATGGCGCCGAACACGCTCTCCTCAGCGCCGAAGCCCGAAGCAGACTACTGGCTGCTGCGCTCTGTCCGTGTCGTTCTATTTGCGGCCGTGGCACTGATGCTCGCGGGCATCTACGCCTTCTACAGAACGCCCATTGCGGTTTTCCCGGAAACCAACTTTCCCCGCGTCGTCATTGGGGTCGATAACGGCGTAACCCCGATCGAACAGATGCAGGTGACCGTCACAAAGCCTATTGAGGACGCCGTGAACAGCGTTCCTGGGCTGGCGACGGTCCGTTCGACCACAAGCCGAGGCTCTGCTGAAGTCAGCCTGTTCTTCAACTGGTCGGTGGACATGTTCCGCACGCAGCAGTTGGTCGACGCGGCTTTGAGCAAGGTGCAGCAGTCTCTGCCCGCAACAGCCAAGCTGAGCACGACGCGCCTGACCTTTGCGACATTCCCGATTCTCGGCTACAGCCTTACTTCGAACCGGATGTCACAAACTGAGCTCTGGGAACTGGCAACCTACACGCTGAAGCCACCTTTGAACCGCGTCGATGGCGTGAGCACCGTAACGATCCAGGGTGGCCAGGTGCCGGAGTATCACGTGGTTCCGAACCTCGCGAAGCTTCAGGCCGCGGGCGTGACGATCCTTGACCTGACCAACGCCATCCAGAACTCCAACATCATCGACTCGCCCGGCCTGTATGAGCAGGATCATCAACTGGTGCTTGGCTTGGTTGGTGCGCAAGCGCACGACCTTCCGTCCCTGCAGCAGCTTGCCGTAAAGACCACGGCGGGTGGCGCTCCCGTGCGCGTGGGTGATGTCGCTGCTGTCGTCCCAGCAGCGATGCCGGTGTACACCGATGTACGCGCGGACGGTAGGCCAGCGGTGCTCCTGAACATCGCACGCCAGCCAAGTAGCAACACTGTCGCTGTTGCGGATGGCGTGGCTGCGGAGATCGCCCAGCTTCGCAAAGACTTGCCGAACGACGTGCGTCTGGAGCCTTTCTACGACCAGTCGCAAATCGTGCGGGAGAGCATTCGTAGCGTGCGCGACGCCATCCTTATCGGTCTGGTGCTGGCGTGCATCATTCTTCTCCTGTTTCTGAAGGACTGGCGTTCCTCGCTGATCGCTGGCCTTGTCATACCGGTCACGGTCTCTGCGACGGTGTTGGTGCTCTGGCTTATCGGGCAGAGCTTCAACCTGATGACGTTGGGAGGCCTGGCCGCGGCAATCGGCCTGGTGATTGACGACGCAATCGTCGTTGTCGAAAACATTGTGCTGCACCGTGAAGCAGGGGAGTCACGCACCGCTGCAGTGGCAAAAGCTCTGCATGAGATATCGCGACCGCTCATCGGCTCCACGATCACACCGGTGGTCGTCTTCCTTCCGCTGATCGCCGTCACAGGTGTGACGGGCAGCTTCTTTCGCGCGCTTGCCGTGACGATGACCGCAGCGTTGCTCACCTCTCTTCTGCTCGCAGTGACGTTTACACCGGGACTCGCCCTGCTGCTGCTTGGCGAGAGCCGCGGCGCAGAAGGTTCGAAGGCGAGCGCACATAGTGACGGAGGCCGTGTGCTCGGCCGGATTCACGCGTGGCACCGAAGCGCGCTCCAGTGGTCGTTGACACGGCCGCTTTGGCTGGCTTTGCTTTGCCTCCTCCTGGCCGTAGGCACCTTCTTCACGTATCGAAGTCTCGGCTCCGACCTTCTGCCAGAGATGGACGAGGGTGGTTTCATCCTGGACTATGTCATGCCAGCCGGAAGCTCGCTGGCCTCCACCGGCGCAGTGCTCGACCATGTCGAAAAGATCCTGAAGAGGACGCCGGAGGTGGAAAGCACCAGCCGCCGTACTGGTCTGCAGATGGGCTTTGCGGCCGTGACTGAGGCCAATACGGGTGACATCAGCGTCCGCTTAAAAGACAACCGCAGCCGCGGCATCGACGAGGTGATCGCGGACGTCCGCGCAAAGATCAAGAGGACCGAACCGGAACTGGACGTCGAGTTTACGCAGGTGTTGCAGGACAACATCGGCGACCTGTCGAACGCGCCAGAGCCGATTCAGATCAAGCTTTTCGCTACGGATCCCGCGCTGCTGGCTGACTTGGGTCCACGCGTTGGAACAGAGATCGGTAAGGTGCCGGGCGTGGTCGACGTAGAGAACGGCGTCGACAATACCATCAGCGGTCCCGCTACGTCGTTCCAGGTTGATCCACAACTTGCCGCCCGCCTGGGCTTTACACCCACAGAAATCGCGGAGGACGCGACCTCCATCCTCGATGGCGTCACGGTCAACGATCCGTTGATCGCGAACGGCCGTCCCTACACGATCCGCGTGCGGCTGGGCCCCGAGACGAGGCAGAACCTGGAGACCATTCGCAACACGGTCTTCAACTCCAGCACAGGTCGCACAGCTTCGCTGGAATCGCTCAGCAACATCACCGAGCTTCCCCCACAGAATGAGATTCGCCGTGAGAATCTTCAGCGGCTGGTCACGGTCACGGCTCGGCTGGAAGGAACGGATCTTGGATCGGCGGTGAAGCAGGTCCAGGCCCGCGTGCAGGCAATGCACCTGCCGCCGAACGTACGTGTGGAGTATGGCGGCACGTACCAGGAACAGCAGAAGTCGTTTTCGGAACTCCTGCGGGTGCTGCTCCTCGCGCTCATCCTGGTGTTCGGTGTTCTGCTTGCGGAGTTTCGGAACTTTGCGGCTCCGCTCGCCATCCTGGCTTCTTCCGTGCTTTCCATTGCCGGCGTCGTCGCTGCTCTCTTGCTTACAGGAACGACGTTCAACGTGGCCTCGTTCATGGGCCTCATTATGGTCATCGGCATCGTCGCGAAAAACGGCATTTTGCTGCTGGATGCCGATGAGCGTTTTCGTGCAGAAGGTGCAGATGCTCGGCAAGCCATGACCATGGCGGCGGAGCGGCGCCTCCGACCAATCCTGATGACCGCGCTCGCGGCCGTCACCGGCATGCTGCCGCTGGCTCTCGCATTGGGGGCCGGCTCACAAATGCTCCAGCCCTTGGCGATCGCGGTTATAGGCGGACTGACCATATCGATGCTGCTCAGCCTGGTAGTCACCCCCGCAATCTACTTCTTCCTTACGCGGAATCACGAGCCTTCCGCCGCGCGAGCCTGA
- a CDS encoding YncE family protein: MNRLRFGSLAVAVAFGLQSAPAQQPYQVLDHWKIGGTGGWDYLLADSAAHRLYVTHNSRVEVLDTQTGAAVGAISGLKGTHGVALDDAGQFGYISDGGANAVVVFDRKTLATVATIPAGTNPDGITFEPVTKTVWAFNGRSNNVTVIDTASRSVIATIALPGKPEFPQPDGQGHVFANIEDKNSIVALDSRTKALTATWKLSNCESPSGLAIDRAHSQLFAVCDEKKMAVVDTKTGKQVGTAAIGDGPDAAAFDPKHQLAFASSGDGVLTVVDTSSGFKTIESLPTMKGARTMAYDEAADRAYVVSAEMGARPAATAANPRPRPAILPDTFQVLVIGRK, translated from the coding sequence ATGAACCGACTTCGATTTGGCTCCCTTGCTGTTGCCGTGGCGTTCGGGCTGCAAAGCGCTCCCGCGCAACAACCCTACCAGGTACTCGACCACTGGAAGATTGGCGGTACGGGCGGATGGGACTACCTGCTCGCGGACTCCGCAGCGCACCGGCTATACGTGACGCATAACTCGAGAGTCGAGGTGCTGGATACTCAGACGGGCGCTGCTGTCGGCGCAATCTCGGGTCTGAAAGGCACGCACGGTGTCGCTCTGGATGACGCGGGGCAGTTTGGCTACATCAGCGACGGTGGTGCCAACGCAGTCGTGGTGTTCGACCGCAAGACCCTGGCGACGGTCGCAACCATTCCCGCCGGAACCAATCCAGACGGGATCACCTTTGAGCCGGTGACTAAGACCGTCTGGGCTTTCAATGGCCGAAGCAACAACGTGACGGTGATCGACACGGCCAGTCGCAGTGTGATCGCGACGATCGCTCTACCGGGCAAACCCGAGTTTCCACAGCCGGACGGACAGGGCCATGTCTTCGCCAACATTGAAGACAAGAACAGCATCGTGGCACTGGATAGCCGGACGAAGGCGCTCACCGCGACCTGGAAGCTGAGCAACTGCGAATCTCCATCGGGTCTTGCGATCGACCGCGCTCACAGCCAACTGTTTGCGGTCTGTGATGAGAAGAAGATGGCGGTGGTAGATACGAAGACCGGCAAGCAGGTTGGCACCGCCGCTATTGGGGATGGACCGGACGCGGCAGCGTTTGACCCGAAGCACCAGCTTGCTTTCGCGTCCTCCGGCGACGGCGTGCTGACAGTGGTGGACACGAGCTCAGGGTTCAAGACGATCGAATCCCTGCCCACCATGAAGGGCGCACGCACCATGGCGTATGACGAGGCAGCCGATCGTGCCTATGTCGTGTCTGCCGAAATGGGCGCAAGACCAGCCGCAACCGCTGCCAACCCAAGGCCTAGACCGGCGATCCTACCCGACACCTTTCAGGTGCTCGTCATCGGACGCAAGTAA
- a CDS encoding sensor histidine kinase, which yields MKGNSLIKRAVVAAIAAQLLCAAVLSSAALLHEFHTRVHALDVQVEGRADSLLGAVQDAEDVDASVTIDPAELKLPPRDIFAVYNQGGRLLGSSPGAPPTLIVREEAGFREVSLQHEKYRVFQRDAVRVIDRAEYGGVGLRRPVTLVYAVPEGHLRHEVFEATSFYIVTILLATGAMAFALPPLLRRTLRPLADLASAAGEIHAPAFPFDPPASAMELSELRPLTQVLNDSIGRVRASFAREHQFVSDAAHELKTAVAVIRSSAQLLLLRRRSEMEYEAGLKEVVDDVERLETLIAQMLELARVEEAREPDLPTIDLADAVTRVVQLVKPVADQRQVTVEVVAKSGTRVRMRQDAAETLLSNLLMNALQHSTATSPGIVISVVQSTAQSVQLSVADGGSGISPEALPYVFERFYREDRSRSRETGGTGLGLAIAKSIVESAGGSIRVESTPGVGTTMHVTFITA from the coding sequence TTGAAGGGCAATTCCCTTATCAAGCGAGCTGTAGTTGCGGCGATTGCTGCCCAACTGCTGTGCGCGGCCGTGTTGTCTTCTGCTGCTCTCCTGCACGAGTTCCACACGCGCGTGCACGCCCTTGACGTCCAGGTCGAAGGCAGGGCCGATTCCCTGTTGGGCGCCGTACAGGACGCGGAGGACGTGGACGCCAGCGTGACAATCGATCCAGCGGAGCTGAAGCTTCCTCCGCGCGACATATTCGCGGTCTACAACCAGGGTGGCCGGTTGCTGGGCTCCTCTCCGGGCGCTCCGCCCACACTCATCGTGCGCGAAGAAGCAGGCTTTAGAGAGGTTAGCTTGCAGCATGAGAAATACCGTGTCTTCCAGCGAGATGCCGTTCGCGTGATCGATCGCGCCGAATACGGTGGGGTGGGTCTGCGCCGTCCCGTAACGCTGGTCTATGCCGTGCCGGAAGGGCATCTGCGTCACGAGGTGTTTGAGGCCACGAGCTTCTATATCGTGACGATCCTGCTTGCGACCGGAGCTATGGCGTTTGCGCTTCCGCCGCTGCTTCGTCGAACGTTGCGGCCACTGGCAGACCTCGCTTCCGCCGCAGGCGAGATCCATGCGCCGGCCTTTCCCTTCGATCCGCCGGCCTCTGCAATGGAGCTCAGCGAACTTCGTCCGCTCACACAGGTCCTCAACGATTCCATCGGCCGAGTTCGCGCTTCGTTTGCACGGGAACATCAATTCGTCAGTGATGCCGCACATGAGCTTAAGACCGCAGTAGCGGTCATCCGCTCGTCGGCGCAGTTGTTGCTACTGAGGCGCCGGTCCGAAATGGAGTATGAGGCGGGGCTCAAAGAAGTGGTGGATGACGTGGAAAGGCTGGAGACTCTGATCGCGCAGATGCTCGAATTAGCGCGCGTTGAGGAAGCTCGGGAGCCTGATCTTCCCACCATCGATCTCGCAGACGCCGTGACCCGTGTGGTGCAGTTGGTGAAGCCCGTAGCGGATCAACGGCAGGTGACTGTAGAGGTGGTGGCTAAGTCGGGCACGCGTGTTCGCATGCGCCAGGATGCGGCAGAGACGCTCCTTTCCAACCTGCTGATGAATGCACTTCAACACAGCACAGCAACATCGCCTGGGATTGTTATCTCGGTCGTTCAAAGCACTGCTCAATCAGTCCAGTTGAGTGTGGCCGATGGTGGCTCCGGGATATCACCGGAGGCTCTTCCCTACGTCTTCGAGCGTTTCTACCGGGAGGATCGATCGCGCTCCCGGGAGACAGGAGGCACGGGATTGGGCCTTGCTATCGCGAAGTCCATTGTGGAATCGGCGGGGGGCAGCATCCGAGTGGAAAGTACACCGGGCGTGGGAACGACGATGCACGTGACCTTCATAACCGCTTAA
- a CDS encoding response regulator transcription factor, whose amino-acid sequence MRVLVVDDEVRLAENVARALREGPGYAVDVAHDGADAVQLCGSNLYDLVVLDLMIPKVSGDEVVRRMRAARHTSPILVLTARTEVGKTIDLLNLGADDYMTKPFDLGELIARAGALIRRGKGASEPALRFGVVQLHTSEQTVQVNGSRVDLSPTEYRILEYLMFRPRAVISKRELLEHLYDFTWEHHSNVVEAHVSNLRKKLRIAANVDLLQTLRGRGYRLAEAP is encoded by the coding sequence ATGCGGGTCCTGGTTGTCGATGACGAGGTTCGACTGGCAGAGAATGTTGCACGAGCTTTGCGGGAAGGTCCAGGCTATGCCGTGGATGTTGCGCACGACGGAGCCGATGCAGTGCAGCTATGCGGCTCGAACCTGTACGACCTGGTCGTTCTGGACCTGATGATCCCGAAGGTAAGTGGAGACGAGGTCGTACGCCGGATGCGGGCGGCGCGTCATACCAGCCCGATCCTGGTCCTAACCGCGAGGACAGAGGTGGGCAAGACCATCGATCTGCTCAATCTCGGTGCCGATGATTACATGACCAAGCCCTTCGATCTTGGGGAGCTGATCGCCCGCGCGGGTGCGCTGATCCGACGCGGTAAGGGCGCCAGTGAACCAGCCCTGCGTTTTGGTGTAGTGCAGCTCCATACGAGCGAACAGACCGTCCAGGTCAATGGGAGCCGAGTCGATCTGTCGCCTACGGAGTACCGCATTCTTGAATACCTAATGTTTCGGCCGCGCGCTGTGATCTCAAAGCGTGAGTTGCTGGAACACCTCTATGACTTCACCTGGGAGCACCATTCCAACGTCGTGGAAGCGCACGTCTCCAATCTGCGCAAGAAGCTACGCATTGCTGCCAACGTGGATTTGCTGCAAACCCTCCGTGGCCGGGGGTATCGATTGGCGGAGGCTCCTTGA